In Lacibacter sp. H375, one DNA window encodes the following:
- a CDS encoding ribosome maturation factor, translating to MNLEQKTESIRQMMEEVISTDPDCFLVDIKMVPGNNIQVFVDADAGLPISRCIQYNRALYKKIEEAALFNDGDFALEVSSPGLEEPLKLHRQYLKNIGRQVEIIMKDGRKLEGKLLAAGELEVTLEETKGKGKKQEVIQHNLVYADIKSTKIQIVFN from the coding sequence ATGAACTTAGAACAAAAGACAGAAAGCATCAGGCAAATGATGGAGGAAGTGATCAGCACCGATCCTGATTGTTTCCTGGTAGATATAAAAATGGTACCGGGTAATAATATCCAGGTATTTGTAGATGCCGATGCCGGATTGCCTATCAGCCGCTGCATCCAGTATAACCGGGCTCTTTACAAGAAGATTGAAGAGGCTGCTCTTTTTAATGATGGTGATTTTGCACTCGAAGTTTCATCACCCGGTCTAGAAGAACCATTGAAACTGCATCGTCAGTACCTCAAAAACATCGGCCGGCAAGTGGAAATAATTATGAAAGATGGCCGCAAACTTGAAGGCAAATTACTGGCAGCAGGTGAACTGGAAGTAACGCTGGAGGAAACAAAAGGAAAAGGTAAGAAACAGGAAGTGATACAACACAACCTGGTTTATGCAGATATTAAATCAACTAAAATTCAAATTGTATTTAACTGA
- a CDS encoding HAD family hydrolase: MYRAAIISRDIFWPSKERNSAADSSFETVLFLCSMQQTKAIIFDLGGVLLDIDFKLSEKAFAELGVTNFSDFFNQFHSNDLFRRLETGMEDHLFYDDLRTATGLSLSDEQIRDAWNALLLDFRPESVAVLPQLREKYEIYLLSNTNEIHLQEFQRRYEAWRPGQVFDDLFDAAYYSHRIGHRKPNASAFEFVLQKHGLIAAETIFIDDSINNIEAAQQLGLQTIHLQAGMKVEELGLMSDL, translated from the coding sequence ATGTATCGTGCTGCTATAATTTCAAGAGATATTTTTTGGCCATCAAAAGAAAGAAATTCCGCTGCTGATTCATCATTTGAAACAGTCTTGTTTCTTTGCAGTATGCAACAAACAAAAGCGATCATATTCGATCTTGGTGGTGTATTGCTCGATATCGATTTCAAATTGAGCGAAAAGGCCTTTGCTGAGCTGGGCGTTACCAACTTTTCCGATTTTTTCAACCAGTTTCACAGTAATGATCTGTTCCGTCGATTAGAAACAGGAATGGAGGATCATTTGTTTTATGATGATCTGCGTACAGCAACCGGTTTATCATTAAGTGACGAACAGATAAGGGATGCATGGAATGCATTGTTGCTCGATTTCAGACCTGAAAGTGTTGCTGTATTACCTCAGTTAAGAGAAAAGTATGAAATATACTTACTCAGTAATACCAATGAAATTCATTTGCAGGAATTTCAGCGAAGGTATGAGGCATGGAGGCCCGGGCAGGTGTTTGATGATTTGTTTGATGCGGCTTATTATTCGCACCGCATCGGGCATCGCAAACCAAATGCCTCCGCTTTTGAATTTGTATTACAGAAACATGGGTTAATTGCTGCAGAAACAATATTTATCGACGATAGTATCAATAATATTGAAGCAGCTCAACAGCTGGGTTTACAAACAATTCATTTGCAGGCGGGGATGAAAGTGGAAGAACTGGGGCTGATGTCTGATTTATGA
- a CDS encoding outer membrane beta-barrel protein: MKKLILFTLILATGFSLSAQETEKKKKKDWSKVSLGNRPKDHLIFQIGYLTWLQKPDSIATKGLARTVNAYFSFDFPFKTDPRFSVGLGAGVGADNMYFDKNAGRNLNIINGNSFQFAPHQGKDTLNKYKSMKLATVYLEAPVELRFMVDPTQPNKSLKFALGVKVGTLISANDKTRFTSDANGNVAYVLKEKDKKHFNTLRLAATARIGMGNFAIFGQYQLNDFIKEGQGPNQIRPVTFGLTLTGL; the protein is encoded by the coding sequence ATGAAGAAACTAATACTGTTTACGCTCATCCTCGCCACCGGCTTTTCATTGTCGGCCCAGGAAACAGAAAAGAAGAAAAAGAAAGACTGGTCAAAAGTAAGTCTTGGCAACCGTCCGAAAGATCATCTCATTTTTCAAATAGGTTATCTCACTTGGCTGCAAAAACCTGATAGCATTGCTACAAAAGGTTTGGCCAGAACAGTGAATGCATATTTCTCATTCGACTTCCCTTTTAAAACTGATCCACGTTTCAGCGTTGGTTTAGGTGCAGGTGTTGGTGCCGATAATATGTATTTCGACAAGAATGCAGGCCGCAACCTCAACATCATTAACGGTAATTCATTCCAGTTTGCACCTCACCAGGGGAAAGACACTTTGAATAAATACAAATCAATGAAACTGGCTACAGTTTATCTTGAAGCACCGGTTGAATTGCGTTTTATGGTTGATCCCACACAACCTAACAAGAGTTTAAAATTTGCATTGGGTGTGAAAGTGGGTACATTAATCAGTGCCAACGATAAAACAAGATTTACATCTGATGCCAACGGTAATGTTGCATATGTATTAAAAGAAAAAGACAAAAAACATTTCAATACGTTGCGTTTGGCAGCTACTGCCAGAATCGGCATGGGCAACTTCGCCATCTTTGGTCAGTACCAGTTGAATGATTTTATTAAAGAAGGACAAGGGCCTAACCAGATCCGTCCTGTAACTTTTGGTCTTACCTTAACAGGATTGTAA
- the hflX gene encoding GTPase HflX, protein MIERKQEIQQEERAIIVGVVQKGQTELQVQEYMDELAFLAETAGAVTIKRFMQKLPRPDSKTFVGKGKLEEIKNYVQGHDITLVIFDDELTGAQIMNIEKEVGIYTIDRSDLILDIFARRAKTAQAKTQVELAQYQYILPRLKGMWKHLERQGGGVGTRGPGETEIETDRRIVKDKISLLRKRLAEIDKQAFTQRKDRGEFIRVALVGYTNVGKSTLMNILSKRDVFAENKLFATLDTTTSKVVFENTPFLLSDTVGFIRKLPHHLVESFKSTLDEVRESDVLLHVVDISHPQYEEQMNVVNKTLQDLKCHDKPVITIFNKMDLYEEKHFDEWLGDDIKETILKELKERWENETQGNCVFIAATEKRNIPELRDRLLDQVRTNYKIRYPYKTEFLY, encoded by the coding sequence GTGATTGAACGTAAACAGGAAATACAACAGGAAGAGCGGGCCATTATTGTTGGCGTAGTGCAAAAAGGACAAACAGAATTACAGGTGCAGGAGTACATGGACGAATTGGCATTTCTTGCCGAAACGGCCGGTGCTGTAACCATTAAGCGGTTTATGCAGAAACTGCCCCGTCCTGATAGTAAAACATTTGTAGGGAAAGGAAAACTGGAAGAGATCAAAAACTATGTGCAGGGTCATGATATTACCTTGGTGATATTTGATGATGAACTTACCGGTGCCCAGATCATGAATATTGAAAAAGAAGTAGGCATTTACACTATCGATCGAAGTGATCTCATCCTCGATATTTTTGCCCGCCGTGCAAAAACAGCACAAGCTAAAACGCAAGTTGAGCTTGCACAATACCAATACATATTGCCCAGGTTGAAAGGCATGTGGAAACACCTTGAACGGCAAGGTGGTGGTGTGGGTACAAGAGGTCCGGGTGAAACAGAAATTGAAACCGATCGTCGTATAGTAAAAGATAAGATCTCCTTACTCCGCAAACGTTTAGCTGAAATAGATAAACAGGCATTCACACAACGTAAAGACCGTGGTGAATTTATTCGTGTGGCATTAGTTGGTTATACCAACGTTGGTAAAAGCACACTCATGAACATTCTCAGTAAACGGGATGTGTTTGCAGAAAATAAATTGTTTGCAACACTTGATACAACTACAAGCAAAGTGGTGTTTGAAAACACTCCTTTTTTATTAAGTGATACAGTAGGATTCATTAGAAAATTACCACACCATCTCGTTGAAAGTTTTAAAAGTACGCTTGATGAAGTGCGTGAAAGTGATGTGCTATTGCATGTAGTGGATATTTCGCATCCGCAATACGAAGAGCAAATGAATGTGGTGAACAAAACGCTCCAGGATTTGAAATGTCATGATAAACCTGTTATTACCATTTTCAACAAAATGGATCTGTACGAAGAAAAGCATTTCGATGAATGGCTCGGCGATGATATAAAAGAAACCATTCTAAAGGAATTGAAAGAACGTTGGGAAAACGAGACGCAGGGCAACTGTGTGTTTATTGCAGCAACAGAAAAAAGAAATATCCCTGAGCTTCGTGACCGGTTGCTTGACCAGGTTCGAACAAATTATAAAATACGTTATCCTTACAAAACAGAATTTCTGTATTAA
- a CDS encoding Rieske (2Fe-2S) protein, whose translation MAAEKKYSWVKIGEAVNDFFWQENNLCEINVKGKTICIAKHGEQVLACAHKCPHAGGHLADGFIDALGNIVCPLHRYKYSLQNGRNTSGEGYFLKTYPIETRSDGIYIGLEENSFFSFFK comes from the coding sequence ATGGCTGCTGAAAAGAAATACAGTTGGGTGAAGATCGGGGAAGCAGTCAACGATTTTTTCTGGCAGGAAAATAATCTTTGTGAGATCAATGTAAAAGGCAAAACCATCTGCATTGCCAAACATGGGGAGCAGGTACTGGCATGTGCGCATAAATGTCCGCATGCGGGAGGCCATCTGGCAGATGGTTTTATTGATGCGTTGGGTAATATTGTTTGTCCGCTCCACCGTTACAAATACAGTTTGCAGAATGGCCGCAATACAAGTGGTGAAGGATACTTTCTCAAAACCTATCCCATTGAAACAAGAAGCGACGGTATTTATATCGGGTTGGAAGAGAATTCGTTCTTCAGCTTTTTTAAGTAA
- a CDS encoding helix-turn-helix domain-containing protein, translating into MAIIVNLDVMMAKRKMSLNELSDKVGLTLANLSILKTGKAKAIRFSTLETICKVLECQPGDILEYRDE; encoded by the coding sequence ATGGCAATAATTGTAAACCTTGATGTGATGATGGCCAAACGCAAAATGAGTTTGAACGAACTTTCTGATAAAGTTGGTTTAACCTTGGCCAATCTATCCATCCTCAAAACAGGAAAAGCAAAAGCCATTCGTTTTAGTACGCTGGAAACCATTTGTAAAGTGCTTGAGTGCCAGCCGGGAGATATACTGGAGTATAGAGATGAATAG
- a CDS encoding DUF2975 domain-containing protein translates to MSIKTDYILKALNVLSWIVFIGLCLDAGIFIVYTVLKLMLEPEQAAKMWKEVDLTAVYNYSESYFVTLTSLIIIATILKALMFYVIIKFFYHKNFNLSKPFNETTKRFVLNLGYLSLGIAFFSSWGTGFVEGLTQKGVSIPDLRYMRLAGADVWWFMGIVLFVIAFIFKKGIEIQNENELTV, encoded by the coding sequence ATGTCAATTAAAACAGATTACATCTTAAAAGCGCTGAACGTGCTATCATGGATCGTGTTTATAGGCCTTTGTCTTGATGCGGGCATCTTTATCGTTTACACTGTCCTTAAACTTATGCTTGAACCTGAACAGGCGGCAAAAATGTGGAAGGAGGTTGACCTGACAGCCGTGTACAATTACAGTGAGAGCTATTTTGTTACGCTTACATCCCTCATCATTATTGCTACAATATTAAAGGCCTTAATGTTTTATGTGATCATAAAGTTCTTTTATCATAAGAACTTCAACTTGTCGAAGCCTTTTAATGAAACAACAAAACGATTTGTGTTAAACCTGGGCTACCTGTCGCTTGGGATCGCTTTCTTCTCATCTTGGGGAACTGGATTTGTTGAAGGGCTGACGCAAAAGGGAGTAAGCATACCCGACCTGCGTTACATGCGTTTGGCTGGTGCGGATGTGTGGTGGTTTATGGGAATTGTTTTGTTCGTGATCGCCTTTATATTCAAAAAAGGGATAGAGATCCAAAATGAAAACGAATTAACTGTATAA
- a CDS encoding thermonuclease family protein — MNNYMLRLVLLSFMLLPLLASAPPPVYKLKGKAVRIIDGDTFDLLVGTTTHRIRLAGIDAPEKKQDFSNASKHLLGQLCNGQQLTVVVTDTDRNKRKIADIYTQQKLWINKEMIVRGMAWHFLKYSSNKELANAELLARKQKIGLWSLANPVAPWDWRKKI; from the coding sequence ATGAATAATTATATGCTCCGTTTGGTTTTGCTTTCTTTTATGCTGTTGCCGTTGTTGGCCTCTGCACCCCCACCTGTTTACAAATTAAAAGGAAAAGCTGTTCGCATTATTGATGGAGATACTTTCGATCTTTTAGTTGGAACAACAACGCATCGTATTCGTTTGGCGGGTATTGATGCGCCTGAAAAGAAACAGGATTTTTCCAATGCATCAAAACATTTACTGGGTCAGTTATGCAACGGTCAACAGTTAACGGTTGTGGTAACAGATACAGATCGTAACAAACGAAAGATCGCCGACATTTATACGCAGCAAAAATTGTGGATCAATAAAGAAATGATTGTAAGGGGAATGGCCTGGCATTTTCTAAAATATTCATCGAATAAAGAATTAGCCAATGCAGAGTTGCTTGCCCGAAAACAAAAAATTGGTTTGTGGAGTTTAGCAAATCCTGTTGCGCCTTGGGATTGGAGGAAGAAGATATAG